One window of Flavobacteriales bacterium genomic DNA carries:
- the can gene encoding carbonate dehydratase, producing MDKFYQTLLDNNQQWVKEKLNEDDQYFNKLAEGQKPPLLWIGCADSRVPANEITGTRPGEVFVHRNIANMVVHTDMNMLSVLDYAVNVLEVKHVIVCGHYGCGGVLAAMQKTQFGLIDNWIRHIKDVYRIHRDELDAITDVAARGNRFVELNVMEQVFDLSKTSIIQNAWRRAKQPALHGWVYDIRNGLIKDLNVTCSDDSELEDVFKIDPVAV from the coding sequence ATGGATAAATTTTATCAAACCCTGCTCGATAACAATCAACAATGGGTAAAAGAAAAGCTGAATGAAGACGACCAGTATTTCAACAAACTTGCAGAAGGACAGAAACCTCCATTGCTGTGGATCGGATGTGCCGACAGTCGCGTCCCTGCCAATGAAATCACTGGTACCCGTCCAGGTGAAGTATTTGTGCACCGCAACATAGCCAATATGGTTGTACATACCGATATGAATATGTTGAGCGTACTCGATTACGCGGTGAATGTGCTGGAGGTTAAACATGTAATCGTTTGCGGGCATTATGGATGCGGAGGGGTACTGGCCGCCATGCAAAAAACACAATTCGGACTGATCGACAACTGGATTCGTCACATCAAGGATGTATACCGCATTCACAGGGACGAACTCGACGCGATCACCGACGTAGCAGCACGCGGTAACCGGTTTGTTGAACTGAATGTCATGGAGCAGGTTTTTGATCTGAGCAAGACCTCCATTATTCAGAATGCCTGGCGAAGGGCAAAACAACCGGCGCTGCATGGTTGGGTTTATGACATCCGTAACGGATTGATCAAGGATCTTAACGTCACATGCAGCGATGACTCTGAACTGGAAGACGTCTTTAAGATCGATCCGGTGGCAGTCTGA